The Callospermophilus lateralis isolate mCalLat2 unplaced genomic scaffold, mCalLat2.hap1 Scaffold_227, whole genome shotgun sequence genome includes a window with the following:
- the LOC143387282 gene encoding cyclin-dependent kinase 5 activator 1-like — MGTVLSLSPSYRKATLFEDGAATVGHYTAVQNSKNAKDKNLKRHSIISVLPWKRIVAVSAKKKNSKKVQPNSSYQNNITHLNNENLKKSLSCANLSTFAQPPPAQPPAPRANQLSGSQTGVSSSVKKAPHPSVTSAGTPKRVIVQASTSELLRCLGEFLCPRCYRLKHLSPTDPVLWLRSVDRSLLLQGWQDQGFITPANVVFLYMLCRHVISSEVGSDHELQAVLLTCLYLSYSYMGNEISYPLKPFLVESCKEAFWDRCLSVINLMSSKMLQINADPHYFTQVFSDLKNESGQEDKKRLLLGLDR; from the coding sequence ATGGGCACGGTGCTGTCCCTGTCCCCCAGCTACCGGAAGGCCACGCTGTTTGAGGATGGCGCGGCCACGGTGGGCCACTACACGGCCGTGCAGAACAGCAAGAACGCCAAGGACAAGAACCTGAAGCGGCACTCCATCATTTCCGTGCTGCCTTGGAAGAGGATTGTGGCCGTGTCAGCCAAGAAGAAGAACTCCAAGAAGGTGCAGCCCAACAGCAGCTACCAGAACAACATCACGCACCTCAACAATGAGAACCTGAAGAAGTCGCTGTCCTGCGCCAACCTGTCCACATTCGCCCAGCCCCCACCGGCCCAGCCGCCCGCACCCCGGGCCAACCAGCTCTCAGGCTCCCAGACCGGGGTCTCCTCCTCTGTCAAGAAGGCCCCGCACCCCTCCGTCACTTCCGCAGGGACGCCCAAACGGGTCATCGTCCAGGCATCCACCAGCGAGCTGCTGCGCTGCCTGGGCGAATTTCTCTGCCCCCGGTGCTACCGCCTGAAGCACCTGTCCCCAACGGACCCCGTGCTTTGGCTGCGCAGTGTGGACCGCTCCCTGCTTCTGCAGGGCTGGCAGGACCAGGGCTTCATCACGCCGGCCAACGTGGTCTTCCTCTATATGCTCTGCAGGCATGTTATCTCGTCTGAGGTGGGTTCAGACCATGAGCTCCAGGCCGTCCTGCTGACCTGCCTGTACCTCTCCTATTCCTACATGGGCAACGAGATCTCCTACCCGCTCAAGCCCTTCCTGGTGGAGAGCTGCAAGGAGGCCTTTTGGGACCGTTGCCTCTCTGTCATCAACCTCATGAGCTCCAAGATGCTGCAGATCAATGCTGACCCACACTATTTCACACAGGTGTTCTCCGACCTGAAGAATGAGAGTGGCCAGGAGGACAAGAAGAGGCTCCTTCTAGGGCTTGATCGGTGA